The proteins below come from a single Arthrobacter sp. B1I2 genomic window:
- a CDS encoding lipid II:glycine glycyltransferase FemX, with amino-acid sequence MIPAVVPCTDRALWDENVDRFQGHPQQLWGWGETKAMHGWSVDRVLVKAGEETIGCAQLLVRRLPVPFRALVYIPRGPMCSAENAQVVLNRLAEHAALRHRGVALSIEPDWDRGSAFAGAVAAAGFRESANTVLIPRTLILDLTRSDDELMAEMSKSTRANIRKAMRSDVEFRKVKNESELEQVLAIYHDTAERAGFGIHEDQYYRDIFRNLGDASPIIAAFDGEQMLAFTWLSRSGATAFELYGGVSAEGQKQRVNYGVKWAALQSMREDGCSRYDFNGLLNDGISDFKKQFAKHENMLMGTWDKPLSPFYTAYATAMPLARKGLQQGRQLLKTAAGRVRPLIRKLRPAS; translated from the coding sequence ATGATTCCTGCTGTTGTGCCCTGTACTGACCGCGCCCTTTGGGACGAAAACGTCGACCGGTTCCAGGGGCATCCGCAACAGCTGTGGGGCTGGGGCGAGACCAAGGCAATGCACGGCTGGTCCGTGGACAGGGTCCTGGTCAAGGCTGGTGAGGAAACCATTGGCTGCGCCCAGTTGCTGGTCCGCAGGCTCCCCGTCCCCTTCCGGGCGCTGGTCTATATTCCGCGCGGACCCATGTGCTCCGCGGAAAACGCCCAGGTGGTCCTGAACCGGCTGGCCGAGCACGCTGCCCTCCGCCACCGGGGCGTGGCCCTCAGCATCGAACCCGACTGGGACCGAGGCTCCGCCTTTGCCGGCGCCGTGGCCGCCGCAGGCTTCCGCGAGTCCGCCAACACCGTGCTCATCCCGCGCACCCTCATCCTTGACCTCACCCGGTCCGATGACGAACTGATGGCCGAGATGTCCAAGTCCACGCGGGCGAACATCCGCAAGGCCATGCGCAGCGACGTGGAATTCCGCAAGGTCAAGAACGAATCCGAGCTCGAACAGGTGCTGGCCATCTACCACGACACCGCGGAGCGGGCGGGCTTCGGTATCCACGAGGACCAGTACTACCGCGACATCTTCCGGAACCTCGGGGACGCCTCGCCGATCATTGCCGCGTTCGACGGCGAGCAGATGCTTGCCTTCACGTGGCTGTCACGCAGTGGCGCCACGGCGTTCGAGCTCTATGGCGGAGTTTCTGCCGAAGGCCAGAAGCAGCGCGTGAACTACGGCGTGAAGTGGGCGGCCCTGCAGTCCATGCGCGAGGACGGCTGCAGCCGGTACGACTTCAACGGCCTGCTCAACGATGGCATCTCCGACTTCAAAAAGCAGTTCGCCAAACACGAAAACATGCTGATGGGCACCTGGGACAAGCCGCTGTCACCGTTCTACACCGCGTATGCCACAGCCATGCCGCTGGCCCGTAAAGGCCTCCAGCAGGGGCGGCAGCTGCTCAAAACCGCAGCCGGACGGGTCCGGCCACTGATCCGGAAGCTGCGGCCGGCCAGCTGA
- the glpX gene encoding class II fructose-bisphosphatase: protein MTQKYSTISPSLAVGNDEPDRNLALELVRVTEAAAIAGGHWVGFGDKNTADGAAVDAMRSFLQTVHFNGVVVIGEGEKDEAPMLFNGERVGDGTGPECDVAVDPIDGTRLTALGINNALAVLAVAERGSMFDPSAVFYMEKLVTGPEAADMVDLRLPVKQNLHLIAKAKGVKVNQLNVMILDRDRHKPLVEEIREAGARTKFIMDGDVAGAIAAARSGTGVDALMGIGGTPEGIVAACAIKSLGGVIQGRLWPTSDEEKQKAIDAGHDLDRVLSTNDLVSSDNCYFAATGITDGDLLKGVRYSKDKVLTQSIVMRSKSGTIRFVDGEHRADKWEGYARKS, encoded by the coding sequence ATGACCCAGAAGTACTCCACCATTTCGCCGTCCCTTGCGGTGGGCAACGACGAGCCGGACCGCAACCTCGCCCTCGAACTTGTCCGCGTCACCGAGGCCGCGGCCATTGCCGGCGGCCACTGGGTGGGCTTCGGCGACAAGAACACGGCAGACGGCGCCGCCGTCGACGCCATGCGTTCCTTCCTGCAGACCGTCCACTTCAACGGCGTGGTGGTGATCGGCGAGGGCGAAAAGGACGAAGCCCCCATGCTGTTCAACGGTGAACGCGTCGGTGACGGCACGGGACCGGAATGCGATGTGGCCGTTGACCCCATCGACGGTACGCGGCTGACCGCCCTGGGCATCAACAACGCCCTGGCCGTCCTGGCCGTTGCTGAGCGTGGCTCCATGTTCGATCCTTCCGCCGTGTTCTACATGGAAAAGCTCGTCACCGGTCCCGAGGCCGCGGACATGGTGGACCTGCGCCTGCCGGTGAAGCAGAACCTGCACCTGATCGCCAAGGCCAAGGGCGTGAAGGTCAACCAGCTCAACGTGATGATCCTTGACCGCGACCGGCACAAGCCGCTGGTGGAGGAAATCCGCGAGGCCGGTGCACGCACCAAGTTCATCATGGACGGCGACGTTGCCGGTGCCATCGCCGCGGCCCGCTCGGGCACCGGTGTGGATGCACTGATGGGCATCGGCGGCACCCCCGAGGGCATCGTGGCGGCCTGCGCCATCAAGTCCCTGGGCGGCGTGATCCAGGGCCGCCTGTGGCCCACCAGCGATGAAGAAAAACAGAAGGCCATCGACGCCGGCCACGACCTGGACAGGGTGCTTTCCACCAACGACCTGGTCTCCAGCGACAACTGCTACTTCGCCGCCACCGGCATCACCGACGGCGACCTGCTGAAGGGCGTGCGCTACTCCAAGGACAAGGTCCTCACCCAGTCCATCGTGATGCGCTCCAAGTCCGGCACCATCCGTTTTGTCGATGGCGAGCACCGCGCCGACAAGTGGGAAGGCTACGCCCGCAAGAGCTGA